From Burkholderia sp. WP9, a single genomic window includes:
- the frc gene encoding formyl-CoA transferase, with amino-acid sequence MTKPLEGIRIIDFTHVQAGPACTQLLAWFGADVIKVERPGSGDVTRNQLRDIPDADALYFTMLNSNKKSLTLDTKKPEGKEVLEKLIRESDVLVENFGPGALDRMGFSWERLNELNPKMIVASVKGFSDGHHYDDLKVYENVAQCAGGAASTTGFWDGPPTISAAALGDSNTGMHLAIGILTALLGRDKTGKGQKVAVSMQDSVLNLCRVKLRDQQRLERVGYLEEYPQYPHGEFSDVVPRGGNAGGGGQPGWVLKCKGWETDPNAYIYFTIQGHAWEPICKALGKPEWIDDPAYKTAEARQPHIFDIFQTIEAWLADKTKFEAVDILRKFDIPCAPVLTMKELANDPSLRASGTIVEVPHKKRGTYLTVGSPIKFSDLKPEVTASPLLGEHTEEVLASLGYSQQQIFNLREVKAV; translated from the coding sequence ATGACCAAACCTCTCGAAGGCATCAGGATCATCGACTTCACCCATGTTCAAGCCGGTCCCGCCTGCACCCAGTTGCTCGCCTGGTTCGGCGCGGACGTCATCAAGGTGGAACGGCCGGGTTCGGGCGACGTGACGCGCAATCAGTTGCGCGACATTCCCGACGCCGACGCGTTGTACTTCACGATGCTCAACAGCAACAAGAAGTCGCTGACGTTGGACACAAAGAAGCCCGAAGGCAAGGAAGTCCTCGAAAAGTTGATCCGCGAGTCCGACGTGCTGGTGGAGAACTTCGGCCCGGGCGCGCTGGACCGGATGGGCTTTTCGTGGGAACGCCTGAACGAACTCAATCCGAAGATGATCGTCGCCTCGGTGAAGGGCTTCAGCGACGGTCACCACTACGACGACCTGAAAGTCTACGAGAACGTGGCGCAATGCGCGGGCGGGGCGGCCTCCACTACCGGCTTCTGGGACGGTCCGCCGACTATCAGCGCGGCCGCGCTCGGTGACAGCAATACCGGCATGCATCTGGCCATCGGCATTCTGACCGCGCTTCTCGGCCGCGACAAAACGGGCAAAGGCCAGAAGGTCGCCGTGTCGATGCAGGATAGCGTGCTGAATCTGTGCCGCGTGAAGCTGCGCGACCAGCAGCGGCTGGAGCGCGTCGGCTATCTCGAGGAGTACCCGCAATATCCGCACGGCGAATTCAGCGACGTGGTGCCGCGCGGCGGCAATGCGGGCGGCGGCGGCCAGCCGGGTTGGGTGCTCAAGTGCAAAGGCTGGGAAACGGATCCGAATGCGTACATCTACTTCACGATTCAGGGCCACGCGTGGGAGCCGATCTGCAAGGCGCTCGGCAAGCCCGAGTGGATCGATGACCCGGCCTACAAGACCGCGGAAGCACGTCAACCGCATATCTTCGATATCTTCCAGACCATCGAAGCCTGGCTCGCCGACAAAACCAAATTCGAGGCGGTCGACATCTTGCGCAAGTTCGACATTCCGTGCGCGCCAGTGCTGACCATGAAGGAACTGGCCAACGACCCGTCGTTGCGCGCGAGCGGCACGATCGTCGAAGTGCCGCACAAGAAACGCGGCACGTATCTGACTGTCGGCAGCCCGATCAAGTTTTCGGATCTGAAGCCGGAAGTCACCGCGTCGCCGCTGCTCGGCGAACACACCGAGGAAGTGTTGGCGAGCCTCGGCTACAGCCAGCAGCAAATCTTCAACCTGCGCGAAGTCAAAGCGGTTTGA
- a CDS encoding PAS domain-containing protein, protein MQHAIDFEQLANAIGDAIVISDAQGSITFWNPAAERMFGFAPGEALGKSLDLIIPERLRGRHWDGYHKTMATGETRYGNDVLRVPAVHKDGRSMSIAFTVALLHSPQHELTGIVAVIRDETSRFQEDRLLRKRLAELEASAGA, encoded by the coding sequence ATGCAACATGCCATCGACTTCGAGCAACTTGCCAACGCAATCGGCGACGCGATCGTCATTTCGGATGCTCAAGGCAGCATCACATTCTGGAACCCCGCGGCCGAACGCATGTTCGGGTTTGCGCCAGGCGAAGCGCTCGGCAAGTCGCTCGACCTGATCATTCCGGAACGGTTGCGCGGCCGCCATTGGGACGGCTACCACAAGACCATGGCAACGGGCGAAACCCGCTATGGCAACGACGTGCTGCGTGTGCCCGCGGTGCACAAGGACGGGCGGTCCATGTCGATTGCCTTTACGGTCGCGTTGCTGCATTCGCCGCAACACGAGCTCACCGGCATTGTCGCCGTGATCCGTGACGAAACCAGCCGCTTTCAGGAGGATCGTCTGCTTCGCAAACGGCTCGCGGAACTGGAGGCGTCCGCCGGCGCATGA
- a CDS encoding LysR family transcriptional regulator, with translation MDRIDAMKVFVATLDEGSLVGASRRLGRSPAAVSRAIAFLEEHVGTALLHRTTRTIRLSEAGERYAAACRRILTDLEEADLLIAGERSAPRGLLTITAPVAAGQDMLRAIIDDFIDRYPAVSVRLDMLDRPVSLIDEGIDVALRIAHLPDSTLVAIPVGETRRVVTASPRYLAKHPPIVEPADLARHQIISMSHFGLDSWSFPPPNGSTIPRVVQFTPRFIVNSIQAAVASAVAGHGVTRMFSYHVAEQVKEGSLEIVLSDNEPAPLPVHLLTPQGRLAVPKVREFVDFAAPRLRRHFTQPQRTTKRN, from the coding sequence ATGGACCGCATCGACGCAATGAAGGTGTTCGTCGCCACGCTCGACGAAGGGAGCCTGGTCGGCGCGAGCCGTCGACTCGGCCGCTCACCTGCGGCGGTGAGCCGGGCTATCGCGTTCCTCGAAGAACATGTCGGAACGGCTCTGCTGCATCGCACGACGCGGACGATCAGACTGAGCGAAGCCGGCGAACGATACGCCGCCGCTTGCCGCCGCATTCTCACCGACCTGGAAGAAGCCGATCTGCTGATCGCCGGCGAGCGCTCCGCACCGCGCGGGCTGCTCACGATCACCGCACCGGTGGCGGCCGGTCAGGACATGCTGCGGGCGATCATCGACGATTTCATCGATCGCTATCCGGCCGTCTCGGTCCGGCTGGATATGCTCGACCGCCCAGTGAGCCTGATCGACGAAGGAATCGACGTGGCGCTGCGCATCGCTCACCTGCCCGATTCGACGCTCGTGGCGATCCCGGTGGGCGAAACGCGGCGGGTCGTCACGGCGTCGCCTCGCTACCTGGCCAAGCACCCGCCGATCGTCGAACCCGCCGATCTTGCCCGGCATCAGATCATCTCCATGAGCCACTTCGGCCTGGATTCATGGAGCTTTCCGCCGCCGAATGGCTCGACGATTCCACGTGTCGTGCAGTTCACTCCGCGCTTTATCGTCAACAGTATTCAGGCGGCCGTGGCTTCGGCCGTCGCGGGACATGGCGTCACCCGCATGTTTTCCTATCACGTCGCCGAGCAGGTCAAGGAAGGATCGCTCGAGATCGTCCTGAGCGACAACGAACCCGCCCCGCTACCAGTCCACCTGTTGACGCCGCAAGGGCGTCTCGCGGTTCCCAAGGTGCGAGAATTCGTCGATTTCGCGGCGCCGCGCCTGCGCCGCCACTTCACGCAACCCCAGCGGACTACGAAGCGCAATTGA